Proteins found in one Magnolia sinica isolate HGM2019 chromosome 5, MsV1, whole genome shotgun sequence genomic segment:
- the LOC131245530 gene encoding putative pentatricopeptide repeat-containing protein At3g15200, producing MVSRVPKTLLHPSFLYYRSCFIDEHHSLKKIFPFLRRNFMSHIQDRFGRNCTGTNKENYQFWNITFPSHAPYQNLYIERDPNSSTEYDEYPGSSSHAEVGSMPGSDNLVLRDDPSISKDAVMIQNLLKVHQDPAKLKSALYQCGLSVTENLVIEVLQRHRSDWCPAFLFFNWASGQKGYSHGSRALNEMLDILGRMKQFELMRKLIDEIPQEKRTSLVTERTFAILLNRYASGHKVEEAIEMFYKREEFGLKLDNTAFHTLLMSLCRYKHVAAAESLFLLKQDEFTPDIKSRNIILNGWCVLGSLREAKRFWNDIIISRCKPDLFTYGIFINSLTKAGKLSRAVELFTAMWKKGCPPDVAICNCIIDGLCFKKRVPDALTIFGEMNEHGCLPNVATYNSLIKHLCKIRRMEKAYELLDEMEQKGCPPNTRTFGYFFKSMKKPEEVPGLLERMERSGCRLMGDTYNLILKLYIEWNHLEGIQSMWVEMEKNGMGPDQRSYTIMIHGFYNNGRMDEALRYFAEMTLKGMIPEPRTELLIKAIELKQETNGSLSIATVKDEKKRGR from the exons ATGGTCTCCAGAGTCCCAAAGACTCTCTTACATCCTTCCTTTCTCTACT ATCGGAGTTGTTTCATAGATGAACATCATTCATTAAAGAAGATATTTCCTTTTCTACGACGGAATTTCATGTCACACATCCAAGACAGATTTGGGCGTAACTGCACCGGAACCAATAAAGAAAACTACCAATTTTGGAATATTACTTTCCCGAGTCATGCTCCATACCAGAATTTGTATATAGAAAGAGACCCAAACTCTTCCACTGAATATGATGAGTATCCTGGTTCAAGCTCACATGCTGAGGTGGGGTCCATGCCCGGTTCTGATAACCTGGTTTTGCGCGATGATCCTTCAATTAGCAAAGATGCTGTTATGATCCAAAATCTTCTGAAGGTTCATCAAGACCCTGCTAAGCTGAAATCAGCTCTTTATCAGTGTGGACTTTCTGTTACTGAAAATCTAGTTATTGAGGTACTTCAGAGACATCGCTCCGATTGGTGTCCTGCTTTCTTGTTCTTCAATTGGGCTTCTGGCCAAAAAGGCTATTCTCATGGATCTAGAGCTCTCAATGAGATGCTTGATATTCTAGGGAGGATGAAGCAATTTGAATTGATGAGGAAACTAATCGATGAAATCCCACAAGAGAAACGGACATCCCTCGTCACTGAAAGAACGTTTGCAATTCTGTTGAACAGATATGCATCTGGTCACAAGGTAGAAGAAGCAATAGAGATGTTCTACAAGCGGGAAGAGTTCGGCCTAAAACTCGACAATACCGCTTTCCACACACTTCTGATGTCTCTCTGTAGATACAAACACGTCGCAGCAGCCGAATCTCTCTTTCTATTGAAGCAGGATGAGTTCACTCCAGATATAAAAAGTCGAAATATAATCCTCAATGGTTGGTGTGTGTTGGGAAGCTTACGTGAAGCAAAAAGGTTCTGGAATGATATAATCATCTCCAGGTGCAAGCCTGATCTGTTCACATATGGGATTTTCATCAATTCCCTGACAAAGGCAGGGAAATTGAGCCGGGCAGTTGAATTGTTCACTGCCATGTGGAAAAAGGGTTGCCCACCGGATGTGGCAATCTGCAACTGCATTATCGATGGCTTATGCTTTAAGAAGAGAGTGCCAGATGCTCTCACCATCTTCGGTGAAATGAATGAGCATGGCTGCCTTCCAAACGTTGCAACTTATAACTCTCTTATAAAACACCTCTGCAAGATTCGAAGGATGGAGAAAGCATACGAGCTCTTGGATGAAATGGAACAGAAGGGCTGCCCCCCGAATACCAGGACTTTTGGGTACTTCTTCAAATCAATGAAGAAGCCGGAGGAAGTGCCTGGATTGTTGGAAAGGATGGAGAGAAGTGGTTGTAGACTAATGGGTGACACCTATAACTTGATCTTGAAGCTGTACATTGAGTGGAATCATCTAGAAGGAATCCAATCGATGTGGGTCGAGATGGAAAAGAACGGGATGGGTCCCGATCAGCGATCTTATACTATAATGATCCATGGATTTTACAACAATGGAAGGATGGATGAGGCTTTACGGTATTTTGCTGAAATGACATTGAAAGGAATGATACCAGAGCCAAGGACCGAATTACTGATCAAGGCGATTGAACTAAAGCAGGAGACGAATGGTAGTTTATCGATTGCTACAGTTAAAgatgagaagaagagaggaagatag
- the LOC131245531 gene encoding uncharacterized protein LOC131245531 isoform X2, whose translation MEINPPQTLAFLPEAASDFASYPGAQTNASAKEFLDRFPLPLIFSALQSEGDVFGLESTLVSCLERIFNTKYGASLIPQHMPFVQVGLQAYSQLVRCLACKAVSCLLENVNEDTASAVQLVTEYDVYPLLVNCLIDGNELVAAASMDAILNLARFPDGIGIVFPTNTDEAMHLKNIAARCSSLARIRVLALIAKLFSISSSVASAVYHSNLLGLLEAEANDTNDMLMTLSAFELLCELAESPHGTEFLIRTTLLQQLTSMISNTSAEAILRSRAILICGRLLSTDNLLTVADESSVKTALLAIDGRLELLKSQDTDECESALEALGHIGSSNQGASLLLSSSSPAVRHVVEAAFDRQGRSKQLAALHALANISGENRSRDSIMLNDDAEEFLRRLIYAAAAESPKLTPSGLFLSVLQQDSEIRLAAYRMITGLVTRPWCLLEVCSKQEIINIVTDAHIETTKKGMEARYSCCTAINKALSASNKVNDAAFSGIVSKEAVKRGPYLAKDLTEAQPAVMTAERF comes from the exons GAGCACAAACAAATGCTTCGGCCAAGGAATTCCTTGATCGCTTTCCCCTTCCCCTCATATTCAG TGCTCTGCAAAGTGAAGGGGATGTGTTTGGGTTAGAAAGTACCTTGGTTTCTTGCCTAGAAAGGATATTCAACACAAAATATGGCGCTTCTCTCATCCCGCAGCATATG CCATTTGTGCAAGTTGGTCTTCAGGCATACTCTCAGTTGGTCAGATGCTTAGCTTGTAAAGCT GTTTCTTGTCTTTTGGAGAATGTCAATGAAGATACTGCAAGTGCTGTGCAACTTGTTACTGAATATGATGTATACCCACTTTTAGTTAATTGCCTCATCGATGG CAATGAACTAGTTGCAGCGGCTTCAATGGATGCCATTTTGAATCTTGCCAGGTTCCCCGATGGGATT GGTATCGTCTTCCCAACAAATACTGATGAAGCTATGCACCTAAAAAATATAGCAGCTCGCTGTTCATCACTG GCACGGATTCGGGTTTTGGCCCTTATTGCAAAGCTCTTCTCAATTTCTAGCTCTGTGGCATCAGCAGTTTATCACTCTAACCTCCTTGGGTTGTTGGAAGCAGAAGCTAATGACACAAATGATATGCTTATGACTTTGAGTGCTTTTGAGCTCTTGTGTGAG TTAGCTGAATCTCCACATGGGACAGAGTTCCTCATTAGGACCACATTGCTTCAGCAATTGACTTCTATGATCAG CAATACATCTGCGGAAGCTATTTTACGATCAAGAGCAATTTTGATATGTGGAAGGCTTCTTTCCACAGATAATTTATTGACTGTTGCTGATGAATCTA GTGTTAAAACTGCTCTTTTGGCCATAGACGGAagattggagttgttgaaaagtCAAGATACAGATGAATGTGAGAGTGCACTTGAAGCTTTGGGTCACATTGGATCTT CAAATCAAGGAGCTTCTTTGCTACTTTCAAGTTCATCACCTGCAGTAAGACATGTTGTGGAGGCAGCTTTTGATCGGCAAGGAAGAAGTAAACAACTG GCTGCTTTGCATGCTCTTGCAAACATTTCTGGGGAAAACCGATCACGAGATAGCATAATGCTAAATGATGATGCAGAAGAATTCCTTCGGCGCTTGATCTATGCAGCAGCTGCTGAAAGCCCAAAGCTAACACCTTCA GGTTTGTTTCTATCAGTTTTGCAACAGGACTCAGAAATTCGATTGGCG GCCTATAGGATGATAACTGGACTGGTGACTCGGCCATGGTGCTTGTTGGAGGTTTGCTCAAAGCAGGAGATAATAAATATAGTGACTGATGCTCACATCGAAACCACCAAAAAAG GTATGGAGGCCCGATATAGCTGCTGCACAGCCATCAACAAGGCCCTATCTGCTTCTAACAAAGTCAATGACGCAGCTTTTAGTGGAATTGTGTCTAAG GAAGCTGTTAAAAGGGGGCCTTACCTTGCCAAAGACCTAACTGAAGCGCAGCCTGCTGTGATGACCGCTGAGAGATTTTAA
- the LOC131245531 gene encoding uncharacterized protein LOC131245531 isoform X1, producing the protein MEINPPQTLAFLPEAASDFASYPGAQTNASAKEFLDRFPLPLIFSALQSEGDVFGLESTLVSCLERIFNTKYGASLIPQHMPFVQVGLQAYSQLVRCLACKAVSCLLENVNEDTASAVQLVTEYDVYPLLVNCLIDGNELVAAASMDAILNLARFPDGIGIVFPTNTDEAMHLKNIAARCSSLARIRVLALIAKLFSISSSVASAVYHSNLLGLLEAEANDTNDMLMTLSAFELLCELAESPHGTEFLIRTTLLQQLTSMISNTSAEAILRSRAILICGRLLSTDNLLTVADESSVKTALLAIDGRLELLKSQDTDECESALEALGHIGSSNQGASLLLSSSSPAVRHVVEAAFDRQGRSKQLAALHALANISGENRSRDSIMLNDDAEEFLRRLIYAAAAESPKLTPSGLFLSVLQQDSEIRLAAYRMITGLVTRPWCLLEVCSKQEIINIVTDAHIETTKKGMEARYSCCTAINKALSASNKVNDAAFSGIVSKLQEAVKRGPYLAKDLTEAQPAVMTAERF; encoded by the exons GAGCACAAACAAATGCTTCGGCCAAGGAATTCCTTGATCGCTTTCCCCTTCCCCTCATATTCAG TGCTCTGCAAAGTGAAGGGGATGTGTTTGGGTTAGAAAGTACCTTGGTTTCTTGCCTAGAAAGGATATTCAACACAAAATATGGCGCTTCTCTCATCCCGCAGCATATG CCATTTGTGCAAGTTGGTCTTCAGGCATACTCTCAGTTGGTCAGATGCTTAGCTTGTAAAGCT GTTTCTTGTCTTTTGGAGAATGTCAATGAAGATACTGCAAGTGCTGTGCAACTTGTTACTGAATATGATGTATACCCACTTTTAGTTAATTGCCTCATCGATGG CAATGAACTAGTTGCAGCGGCTTCAATGGATGCCATTTTGAATCTTGCCAGGTTCCCCGATGGGATT GGTATCGTCTTCCCAACAAATACTGATGAAGCTATGCACCTAAAAAATATAGCAGCTCGCTGTTCATCACTG GCACGGATTCGGGTTTTGGCCCTTATTGCAAAGCTCTTCTCAATTTCTAGCTCTGTGGCATCAGCAGTTTATCACTCTAACCTCCTTGGGTTGTTGGAAGCAGAAGCTAATGACACAAATGATATGCTTATGACTTTGAGTGCTTTTGAGCTCTTGTGTGAG TTAGCTGAATCTCCACATGGGACAGAGTTCCTCATTAGGACCACATTGCTTCAGCAATTGACTTCTATGATCAG CAATACATCTGCGGAAGCTATTTTACGATCAAGAGCAATTTTGATATGTGGAAGGCTTCTTTCCACAGATAATTTATTGACTGTTGCTGATGAATCTA GTGTTAAAACTGCTCTTTTGGCCATAGACGGAagattggagttgttgaaaagtCAAGATACAGATGAATGTGAGAGTGCACTTGAAGCTTTGGGTCACATTGGATCTT CAAATCAAGGAGCTTCTTTGCTACTTTCAAGTTCATCACCTGCAGTAAGACATGTTGTGGAGGCAGCTTTTGATCGGCAAGGAAGAAGTAAACAACTG GCTGCTTTGCATGCTCTTGCAAACATTTCTGGGGAAAACCGATCACGAGATAGCATAATGCTAAATGATGATGCAGAAGAATTCCTTCGGCGCTTGATCTATGCAGCAGCTGCTGAAAGCCCAAAGCTAACACCTTCA GGTTTGTTTCTATCAGTTTTGCAACAGGACTCAGAAATTCGATTGGCG GCCTATAGGATGATAACTGGACTGGTGACTCGGCCATGGTGCTTGTTGGAGGTTTGCTCAAAGCAGGAGATAATAAATATAGTGACTGATGCTCACATCGAAACCACCAAAAAAG GTATGGAGGCCCGATATAGCTGCTGCACAGCCATCAACAAGGCCCTATCTGCTTCTAACAAAGTCAATGACGCAGCTTTTAGTGGAATTGTGTCTAAG TTACAGGAAGCTGTTAAAAGGGGGCCTTACCTTGCCAAAGACCTAACTGAAGCGCAGCCTGCTGTGATGACCGCTGAGAGATTTTAA